A genome region from Caretta caretta isolate rCarCar2 chromosome 22, rCarCar1.hap1, whole genome shotgun sequence includes the following:
- the KCNJ1 gene encoding ATP-sensitive inward rectifier potassium channel 1 isoform X3, whose translation MFKYFRKRFASHLTERCRRRARLVSKDGRCNIEFGNVEEQSRFVFLIDIWTTILDLRWRYKMTIFISAFLGSWFLFGLLWYVVAYIHKDLPEFSPSINHTPCVENINGLTSAFLFSLETQVTIGYGFRYVTEQCATAIFLLIFQSILGVIINSFMCGAILAKISRSKKRAKTITFSKNAVISKRGGKLCLLIRVANLRKSLLIGSHIYGKLLKTTITPEGETIILDQVNIDFVVDAGNENLFFISPLTIYHIIDKTSPFFHMSVETILQQDFELVVFLDGTVEATSATCQVRTSYIPEEVLWGYRFAPIVSKTKEGKYRVDFHNFSKTVEVETPHCAFCLYNEKDAKAKAKRGYDNPGFILSEVSETSDTKM comes from the coding sequence ATGTTCAAATACTTCCGGAAGCGCTTTGCCAGCCATCTGACGGAACGCTGTCGCCGAAGAGCAAGGCTGGTATCTAAAGATGGAAGGTGTAACATAGAGTTTGGGAACGTGGAAGAACAGTCACGGTTTGTCTTCTTGATTGATATATGGACCACCATCCTGGACCTAAGATGGAGATACAAGATGACCATCTTCATCTCAGCATTCTTAGGCAGTTGGTTCCTATTTGGTCTCCTTTGGTACGTTGTGGCATATATACATAAAGATCTTCCTGAATTCAGTCCTTCCATAAACCACACCCCATGTGTGGAGAACATAAATGGCTTGACCTCTGCTTTCCTGTTCTCCCTGGAAACCCAGGTTACCATTGGCTATGGCTTCAGGTATGTCACAGAGCAGTGTGCTACTGCCATTTTCCTGCTGATCTTCCAGTCTATCCTTGGGGTCATCATCAACTCTTTCATGTGTGGCGCTATCTTGGCTAAGATTTCTAGGTCCAAGAAACGGGCCAAGACCATCACCTTCAGCAAGAATGCGGTCATTAGCAAACGAGGCGGCAAGCTGTGCCTCCTTATCCGGGTGGCCAACCTTAGGAAGAGTCTACTGATTGGGAGCCACATCTATGGGAAGCTTCTGAAGACCACCATCACTCCAGAAGGAGAGACTATCATCTTGGACCAGGTCAACATAGACTTTGTGGTGGATGCTGGCAATGAGAACCTCTTCTTCATCTCCCCCTTGACTATTTACCACATCATTGATAAGACCAGCCCGTTCTTCCACATGTCAGTGGAAACCATCCTCCAGCAGGATTTTGAGCTAGTGGTATTTTTAGATGGTACAGTGGAAGCCACTAGTGCTACCTGTCAGGTCAGGACATCCTATATCCCAGAGGAGGTACTCTGGGGCTACCGTTTTGCTCCCATCGTGTCCAAGACCAAGGAAGGGAAGTATAGAGTAGACTTCCACAACTTCAGCAAGACCGTGGAAGTAGAGACTCCTCACTGTGCCTTTTGCCTCTACAATGAGAAGGATGCTAAAGCGAAGGCAAAGAGAGGTTACGACAACCCTGGCTTCATTCTATCAGAAGTCAGTGAAACCAGCGACACAAAAATGTAG
- the KCNJ1 gene encoding ATP-sensitive inward rectifier potassium channel 1 isoform X1: MLYKGFTRKHPNQQQQQQLTNKQTRGGTFSYISGCTEELQLTTLSIEGMFKYFRKRFASHLTERCRRRARLVSKDGRCNIEFGNVEEQSRFVFLIDIWTTILDLRWRYKMTIFISAFLGSWFLFGLLWYVVAYIHKDLPEFSPSINHTPCVENINGLTSAFLFSLETQVTIGYGFRYVTEQCATAIFLLIFQSILGVIINSFMCGAILAKISRSKKRAKTITFSKNAVISKRGGKLCLLIRVANLRKSLLIGSHIYGKLLKTTITPEGETIILDQVNIDFVVDAGNENLFFISPLTIYHIIDKTSPFFHMSVETILQQDFELVVFLDGTVEATSATCQVRTSYIPEEVLWGYRFAPIVSKTKEGKYRVDFHNFSKTVEVETPHCAFCLYNEKDAKAKAKRGYDNPGFILSEVSETSDTKM; the protein is encoded by the exons ATGCTGTACAAAGGATTTACCAGAAAACACccaaatcaacaacaacaacaacaattaacaaacaaacaaacaaggggaGGAACATTCAGTTACATTTCTGGGTGCACTGAAGAACTCCAGCTG ACTACTTTGTCGATAGAGGGAATGTTCAAATACTTCCGGAAGCGCTTTGCCAGCCATCTGACGGAACGCTGTCGCCGAAGAGCAAGGCTGGTATCTAAAGATGGAAGGTGTAACATAGAGTTTGGGAACGTGGAAGAACAGTCACGGTTTGTCTTCTTGATTGATATATGGACCACCATCCTGGACCTAAGATGGAGATACAAGATGACCATCTTCATCTCAGCATTCTTAGGCAGTTGGTTCCTATTTGGTCTCCTTTGGTACGTTGTGGCATATATACATAAAGATCTTCCTGAATTCAGTCCTTCCATAAACCACACCCCATGTGTGGAGAACATAAATGGCTTGACCTCTGCTTTCCTGTTCTCCCTGGAAACCCAGGTTACCATTGGCTATGGCTTCAGGTATGTCACAGAGCAGTGTGCTACTGCCATTTTCCTGCTGATCTTCCAGTCTATCCTTGGGGTCATCATCAACTCTTTCATGTGTGGCGCTATCTTGGCTAAGATTTCTAGGTCCAAGAAACGGGCCAAGACCATCACCTTCAGCAAGAATGCGGTCATTAGCAAACGAGGCGGCAAGCTGTGCCTCCTTATCCGGGTGGCCAACCTTAGGAAGAGTCTACTGATTGGGAGCCACATCTATGGGAAGCTTCTGAAGACCACCATCACTCCAGAAGGAGAGACTATCATCTTGGACCAGGTCAACATAGACTTTGTGGTGGATGCTGGCAATGAGAACCTCTTCTTCATCTCCCCCTTGACTATTTACCACATCATTGATAAGACCAGCCCGTTCTTCCACATGTCAGTGGAAACCATCCTCCAGCAGGATTTTGAGCTAGTGGTATTTTTAGATGGTACAGTGGAAGCCACTAGTGCTACCTGTCAGGTCAGGACATCCTATATCCCAGAGGAGGTACTCTGGGGCTACCGTTTTGCTCCCATCGTGTCCAAGACCAAGGAAGGGAAGTATAGAGTAGACTTCCACAACTTCAGCAAGACCGTGGAAGTAGAGACTCCTCACTGTGCCTTTTGCCTCTACAATGAGAAGGATGCTAAAGCGAAGGCAAAGAGAGGTTACGACAACCCTGGCTTCATTCTATCAGAAGTCAGTGAAACCAGCGACACAAAAATGTAG
- the KCNJ1 gene encoding ATP-sensitive inward rectifier potassium channel 1 isoform X2, which produces MFFGEQTTLSIEGMFKYFRKRFASHLTERCRRRARLVSKDGRCNIEFGNVEEQSRFVFLIDIWTTILDLRWRYKMTIFISAFLGSWFLFGLLWYVVAYIHKDLPEFSPSINHTPCVENINGLTSAFLFSLETQVTIGYGFRYVTEQCATAIFLLIFQSILGVIINSFMCGAILAKISRSKKRAKTITFSKNAVISKRGGKLCLLIRVANLRKSLLIGSHIYGKLLKTTITPEGETIILDQVNIDFVVDAGNENLFFISPLTIYHIIDKTSPFFHMSVETILQQDFELVVFLDGTVEATSATCQVRTSYIPEEVLWGYRFAPIVSKTKEGKYRVDFHNFSKTVEVETPHCAFCLYNEKDAKAKAKRGYDNPGFILSEVSETSDTKM; this is translated from the coding sequence ACTACTTTGTCGATAGAGGGAATGTTCAAATACTTCCGGAAGCGCTTTGCCAGCCATCTGACGGAACGCTGTCGCCGAAGAGCAAGGCTGGTATCTAAAGATGGAAGGTGTAACATAGAGTTTGGGAACGTGGAAGAACAGTCACGGTTTGTCTTCTTGATTGATATATGGACCACCATCCTGGACCTAAGATGGAGATACAAGATGACCATCTTCATCTCAGCATTCTTAGGCAGTTGGTTCCTATTTGGTCTCCTTTGGTACGTTGTGGCATATATACATAAAGATCTTCCTGAATTCAGTCCTTCCATAAACCACACCCCATGTGTGGAGAACATAAATGGCTTGACCTCTGCTTTCCTGTTCTCCCTGGAAACCCAGGTTACCATTGGCTATGGCTTCAGGTATGTCACAGAGCAGTGTGCTACTGCCATTTTCCTGCTGATCTTCCAGTCTATCCTTGGGGTCATCATCAACTCTTTCATGTGTGGCGCTATCTTGGCTAAGATTTCTAGGTCCAAGAAACGGGCCAAGACCATCACCTTCAGCAAGAATGCGGTCATTAGCAAACGAGGCGGCAAGCTGTGCCTCCTTATCCGGGTGGCCAACCTTAGGAAGAGTCTACTGATTGGGAGCCACATCTATGGGAAGCTTCTGAAGACCACCATCACTCCAGAAGGAGAGACTATCATCTTGGACCAGGTCAACATAGACTTTGTGGTGGATGCTGGCAATGAGAACCTCTTCTTCATCTCCCCCTTGACTATTTACCACATCATTGATAAGACCAGCCCGTTCTTCCACATGTCAGTGGAAACCATCCTCCAGCAGGATTTTGAGCTAGTGGTATTTTTAGATGGTACAGTGGAAGCCACTAGTGCTACCTGTCAGGTCAGGACATCCTATATCCCAGAGGAGGTACTCTGGGGCTACCGTTTTGCTCCCATCGTGTCCAAGACCAAGGAAGGGAAGTATAGAGTAGACTTCCACAACTTCAGCAAGACCGTGGAAGTAGAGACTCCTCACTGTGCCTTTTGCCTCTACAATGAGAAGGATGCTAAAGCGAAGGCAAAGAGAGGTTACGACAACCCTGGCTTCATTCTATCAGAAGTCAGTGAAACCAGCGACACAAAAATGTAG